The sequence GACTGAAACCGCTGTGCTCACTGGCAGGTCTACCTCCGTTTTCCAAACAGTGTGTCGAGAGCTTCTTTGGCCCAGTTGCTTCCCGTGTCCGTACTGGTGGGCGCGGCGTCCATGTCGATGTTCACCTCGTCGGTCAGCGGTTTGTCCTCCGAGACCAGGTCCTCGGCGGCCGCCGCGCTAGCTGCCTGCTCGGGGGCCTGCCGCCACACCGCGCGGCGATGCTCGCCCTGGGCCTCCGAGTAGCGGCCGGCGAGGTAGCCGGCGGAGGTCACGAAGTGAATGTCGTCGACCCGCTTCTCGCCGGATTGCAGCATCATCTGGTCCTGGAAATAGCGGTAGCCTACCGCCACCATGGCGGCCGCGGGTACGGCGAGGAATGCGCCGACGAGGTTGAACAGAGCGGATCCCACGGTGACCGACACCAACACAATGACCGGGTGCAAGTCCATTGCTTTGGACTGCAGCCACGGGCTCAAGATGTTGCCTTCCAACTGTTGGACCAAAAGCACGAGGCCGAGCACCAAAAGCGCCTGGGTAAAGCCCAACGACACTAGCGCGATAAGTACCGACAGCGCACCCGCGACGATTGCGCCGATGAGCGGGATGAAGCCCGCGATGAACGTGATGATGGCCAAGGTCAGTGCGAGCGGCACCCCGATGAGGAGGAGGCCGAGGCCGATGAAGACGGCATCGACAAGCGAGACCAGCGCCTGCGCCCGAATGAAACCGCCGAGGGTCTTCCACCCGCGGGTGAGAAGCTCGGTGAGGTGCCAGCCGGTGCGGCGGCCCGTTGCGCGGCGCAGCCAGGGCAGGAACCGGTCGCCGTCCTTGAGGAAGAAGAAGGTGAGGACGGTGACGATGAACAGCGTGATGACGATGGACGTCGCCGTGCCGATACCCGTAAAGACCGAACCCGCGATATTGCCGGCGCGCTGCTGCAGCCACGACGCGATTTCGTCGACGTAGCTGCCCATATCCTCAGAGTTGAGGTTGAGCGGCGGGCCCTGTGCCCAGATCTGCAGGCGCTGAATGCCCTCGACCGATTGCAGGTAGAGCGACTGTGATTGCCGTGCAAAGCTCGGCGCGATCACAGCGATGAGCGCACCGACGAGCCCGAACGCGCCCAGCACCGTGAGGATGGCCGCGAGCGCACTGGGCAGCCCGATCTTCCGCAACCCCTGGGCGACGGGGGAGAGCACAGTGCACACGATAAGCGCGAGCACGACCGGCAGGATCCCCTGCCAGAAGTTGCCCACCAGCTGGGCGGCCAGGTAGAGCATCGCCCCGATGAGGACGAGCCGCACCGACCACAGGGCGGCGCTTTTGACCACTTCGCCGACGACAACCGAACGATCGACCTGATCGCCCGGCGGGTGTGGCGAGATGGAGTCGAGGTCTTCGTGTTGATTCACGCACACCATCTTGCCCGAACACCATCTAGCGGGTGAAAAGTGGTGCGTTAGGATTGCCAGCGTGAGTCTTACACTAGGTATTGTCGGTCTGCCCAACGTGGGCAAGTCCACTCTGTTCAACGCCCTGACCCGCAGCGAGATCCTGGCGGCCAACTACCCGTTCGCCACCATCGAGCCCAACGTCGGGCTCGTGGAGCTGCCTGACCCGCGCCTGGATCGCTTGGCGGAGATGTTCAACTCGCAGCGCATCCTCCCGGCGACGGTGTCGTTCGTGGATATTGCGGGCATCGTCAAGGGTGCCTCCGAGGGTGAGGGAATGGGTAACGCCTTCCTGTCCAACATCCGCGAGGCCGATGCGATCTGCCAGGTGGTGCGTGCGTTTAGCGATGACAACGTCGTCCACGTCGACGGCAAGGTCGACCCGGCGAGCGATATTTCCGTCATCAATACCGAGCTGATCCTCGCGGACCTGCAGACCATCGAAAAGGCTCTGCCCCGCCTGGAAAAGGATGCGAAGAAGAACAAGGACCTAGCGGAGGTCGTCGACGCCGCGAAGAAAGCCCAGGAGGTGCTGGAAGACGATCGCACGCTCTTCGCCGCCTCCAAGGAAGGCGAGGTCGATCTCGGCCTGCTCAAGGAGCTGCACCTGATGACGGCGAAGCCGTTCCTCTACGTCTTCAACTCCGACGAGGAGGTGCTTACCGACGACGCGAAGAAGGACGAGCTGCGTGAGCTGGTCGCGCCGGCCGAGTGCGTCTTCCTCGATGCCCAGACGGAGACGGAGCTGCTGGAGCTTGACGATGCCGCCGAGGTCCAAGAACTCCTCGAATCCGTCGGCCAGTCCGAGCCGGGCCTGCAAACGCTGGCGAAGGCCGGCTTTGAGACGCTGGGCCTGCAGACCTACCTGACTGCCGGCGAGAAGGAAGCCCGCGCCTGGACCATTCACCAGGGTGATACCGCTCCGCAGGCGGCGGGCGTTATCCACTCCGACTTTGAGAAGGGCTTCATCAAGGCTGAAATCGTCTCCTACGACGACCTTGCCGCCGCCGGGTCCATGGCAGACGCGCGTGCCAACGGCAAGGTCCGCCAAGAGGGCAAGGACTACGTCATGCAGGACGGCGACATCGTTGAATTCAAATTTAATGTGTAACGCGGAGCGTTAATGACGTTTCGCGTTATTGGGGGGGGGGGAGGTTGAAGAGCGCTGTCTCTAACTCCGGTTTTCGTTCGGCCTCGGTCCATTCCGCTACCTCGTGTGTAGAATCTGCAAGCGGTATCGGGCCGTTGAACTATTAGGTTCACCCACAGTTCCCGTGCCTGCACGCATCGAGAAGGACCAGGTGGTGAACTCGAATGACTCGCCTGGTCCAACGTGTGTGCGCTCGGCGCGTGGTTTAACTCTTATAAGACTTGCCGGTCACAGCCTCAGCGTTTCGCTCGTGCAGCCCGCAGGCCGTTCAAGATCACGATGACTTCAGCGACTTCGTGAACCAACACGACGGCGGCCAGGCCCAGCACACCGCTGATCGCCAGTGGCATCAACACGATGATGATGGCCAGAGACAGCACGATGTTCTGGTTGATGATCCTGCTGCCTCGGCGGGCGTGCTGCAGCGCCTGCGGGATCAGCCGGAGGTCGTGGCCAGTGAAGGCGACGTCAGCGGACTCGATCGCGGCGTCAGAGCCGGTTGCTCCCATCGCAATGCCCACCGTCGCGCCCGCCAGTGCCGGCGCGTCGTTGATGCCGTCGCCGATCATCGCCGTCGGCGTCTTGGAGGAAAATTCGGCGACGATGCTTGCCTTGTCCTCAGGGCGCAGCTCGGCGCGCACGTCGTCGATTCCGGCGATTTCAGCCAGCGCCCGGGCGGTGCGAGTGTTGTCGCCGGTGAGCATGCTCACTTCCACATCGTTGGCGCGCAGGGTCTGCACGGCTTCGGGAACCTCGGGACGCAGCTCGTCGCGGACACCGATCGCTCCGGCGAGAGCGTCATCGACGGTGACTAGGACGCAGGTCTGGCCTTCGGACTCCATGCGCTCAACGTCTGCCTTCAGTGGCCCGGCGTCGATCCACCGGGGGCTGCCCACCAGCACCCGTCGGCCTTCGACGGTGCCGCTGATGCCGTGCCCGGCTTCCTCGCTGATGTCCTGGGCGGCGGGCGCTTCGGGCCCCGCTGCCGCGATCGCCGCGGCGAGGGGGTGCGTCGATTGCTGCTCAACTGCCGCCGCGAAAGTAAGCACCTGCGCCCGATCAAACCTGTCTGCCGGGACCACGCCGGTAACCTCGGGCTGGTTGCGGGTGAGGGTTCCGGTCTTGTCCACCGCCAGGTGACGGATGCCGCCGAGCCGCTCGAACGCCGCGCCAGACTTGATGACCACGCCGAACTGGCTGGCCGCGCCGATCGCGGCCACGACCGTCAGCGGCACGGAGATTGCCAGCGCGCACGGCGACGCTGCGACCAGAACCACCAACGCACGGGTGATCCACGTCTCGGGGTCGCCCAGCAGCGAGCCGATCACGCCGACTAGCACCGCCAGGATCATCACCCCGGGCACTAGGGGTTGGGCAATCCGGTCGGCGATCCGGGCGCGGTCGCCCTTTTCCGCCTGCGCCTGCTCGACCAGGTCCACGAGTGTGGTCAGCGAGTTGTCCGTTCCAGCTGCGGTCGTCTGGACTTCCAGCACACCGGCGGAGTTGATCGCTCCCGCGGGCACCTCGTCGCCGGGCGCAACCTCCTCCGGAATGGATTCTCCGGTGATCGCTGAGGTGTCAAGGCTGGAGCGCCCAGACCGAATGATGCCGTCCGTGGCGATCCGCTCTCCGGGGCGCACGAGCATAAGCTCGCCAGCCGCGAGGTCCTTCGCTGCGACCTCGACCGACGTGCCGTCGCGCAGCACCGTCGCGGTCTGCGGTACCAACTTCAACAGTGCCCGCAGTCCGCCCTGCGCCCGGTCCATCGCCTTGTCTTCCAGCGCCTCGGCGATCGAGTACAGGAACGCTAGCGCCGCGGCCTCTCCGACGTAACCGAGGATTACCGCGCCGACCGCGCTGATGGTCATCAGCAAACCAATGCCGAGCTTGCGCTTCGTGACAAGGTTTCGGATCGCGTCGGGCGCGAACGTATACGCCCCTAGCAGCAGGCCGACCCAGAACAGTACTGTCGCGGGTGTCGCTAGCCCGGACCAGCCCAGCGCCAGGCCTACGCAGAGGGCTACGCCGGAGAAGATCGGCAGTAGCAACTCGGGGTCCTTCCACCATGGCCGATCGAGTTCTTCGATCTCCGTGGCGGGTTCGTGTTCGCATCCACACGCCGAGCTCATGCGTCCTCTCCCTTCTCGCCGCAGCCGGGCACCGAGCACTCAGGGTCGATGCACGGGGCGTTTTCGTCGACAGCCAACGTCGCGTTCACCAGCGCGTTGAGCGCTGCCGCGAGGTGCGGATCGGCGATTTCGTAGCGTGTCTTGCGGCCCTCCGGCTCGGCAACGACGATGCCGCAGTCACGCAGGCAGGTCAGGTGGTTCGAGACGTTTGAGCGGGTCAGGCCCAGGTCGCGCGAAAGTACGGCCGGGTAGCTCGGGCCGTCGAGTAGTGTCATCAGGATTCTGGAACGCGTCGGATCCGCCATGGCCCGGCCGAGCCGGTTCATGACGTCGAGGCGTGAAGCAATAGTCAGCATGTGCTGAACAATACATCGTGTGCTGAACGATTCAAAGTGTGCTGAACTGACAGTTACGCGAAGGTCCTGCGACCTGCAAGAATTAGTCGATGGGATAGCAGATGACTGATCCTTTGTGGTTCGGCTGCCACCCAACGCGGGAGCGACGTGGGCGGCGAGGTTCTCGAGAAAGTAACTTTGCAACTACATACCGTGGACTTCAAGTTCAACGTGTAAGTATCCCGCCGGTCCTTCCCGGGCCCCAGCTGCGCATATGGTGTGTGTGGCTGGGGTCTTTTCGTGTTTTGCGGATTGCGTGACGGCGGTTTGTAACGAAACGAATACGTGTTCGAGGTGGGGTTTGACTTCGGTTCTGGAACCGTTATGGTGGGTGGTGTGTAGAACACGTTAGCGAATACTTTTCGGGGGAGGGGCCCAATGGGTCCGTATTACACGGTGTCCACACCAGGAAACGACATAGCCACAACCGCGACACAACTACGCCAGTTCGAATACTTCATGCACCGTGAGTGCTTGCCGGAACCAGACGATGATTTCGATCTGGCCTGCACCCGCCTGGCCGGGTTGACGGGAAAATCACCAACCCGGGTGGCCAATATCTTCATGGCACTGTTCCGCCTGGATGAGCTACCCGGCCTGCGGGAGGTGCATGAGCGGTTGTTCCACCTGGATTTCTCCCGCCTGATCGTTATCGACCAGGTGTTGTGCAAACTCGGCACTCCAGATGAGGAAGCACTAGCGCGTATCGATGCCGCCCTAGTCAAGTATTTGACCCCCACCCGGGCGGGCCAAGTACTGCCGTCGGTGCGCAACTTACGCCGCAAACTCAACGCCTTAGTCGCTGCCGAAGACCCAGAACTTGCCGACGCGGTAAGCACAGAGGCAGAAAAGGAAGCTGAGAAACGTCGGAAGCGTAAAGGCCGGTATGACTGGTCGAGTCTTCCCGGCGGGGTGGGGTGTATCAGTGTTGAATACGACACGGAGACTGCCGCCCAGATCAATGGGGTGATCCGCCGGGTTGCCGACGAGTACGGGGTCAGCGCTTCGGAAGCGTTCGCGATGTTGGTGCTGACTGATATCAACCGGGATGTGGATGTGACACTGAATGTGTTTCAGGCGGCGGATCTTGCGCATGCGCCGGTGTTTGTCGAAGGTACTGGCTGGACCGACGCCGAAACAGGTGCCGAGCTTGCCGGGAAAGCATCCCGGCGTAAAGACATGAATGCGGCCGCCTGGATGGAAAGCACAAACTACTCCACCCCGGACAGGTTGAAGGCGTATCTCAACGGCAGGGACGGTACCTGCCGGTATCCGGGGTGTTGCCTGCCGGCGTATCGGTGTCAGAAGGATCATTGTGTGGATTTTGCGGACGGTGGGCCGACGGCAGCGTGGAATCTGGTGAATCTGTGCCAGCATCATCACAACAGAGGGTGTCAGGAAGTTTGTGTGTGAGGCTCTGATCTAGAAGGAGTTTCACCGATAATGACTACGGTGTCACCGAAGAAAAACCATGACCCGGCAAAGGTCAATGAGATCAGCGAGAAGCTGATGGAAAATCCTGAGCTCGCCAGCTTGATCAGCGAGCTGTCGGCTTCCGCTGATGATGCAAGCGAGCTGGTCAAAGGCCTGCTACAGGCATCAATCAACGCTGGTCTGCAGGCGGAGATGGATGCGCATTTGGGCTATAGCCATTCTGACCGCAAGACCAAAGCCCAAGTCGAATCCGCACAGGGCAACAATCACCGCAATGGGTCGTACACCAAGACCGTCAATTCTGGCTACGGCGCGGTGGAAGTGACCGTGCCCAGGGACCGTGCCGGCACCTTTACTCCCCGGATGGTGCCCAAGGGCGCACGCCGACTCACAGAACTCGACGACATGATCGTCTCGCTATACGCCGGCGGGATGACAGTGCGCGATATCCAGCATCACCTCGCGACCACGCTCGGGGTGGATATGAGCCCGGATACGATCAGCACCATTACCGATGCGGTGTTAGACGAGGTCATGATCTGGCAAAACCGCCAGCTCGACGAGTTCTACCCGGTGATCTTCCTCGACGCGCTACGCGTGAAAATCCGTGACGGCCACCGCGTGGTCAACAAGTCCTGCTATATGGCGGTTGGCGTCGACATGGACGGCATCAAGCACATCCTGGGATTGTGGATCGCTGAAAATGAAGGTGCCGCATTCTGGGCATCGGTCTGCGCGGATCTGGCCAACCGCGGTGTCCAGGACGTGTTCATTGTCTGCTGCGACGGGCTCAAAGGCCTGCCGGAAGCCGTGGAAGCCACCTGGCCGAATTCCATGGTGCAGACCTGTATCGTGCACCTGATTCGGGCTGCGAACCGGTGGGTGTCCTACCAAGACCGCAAAGGGGTCTCCCGGGCGCTGCGTGAGGTCTACACGGCCGCAAACGAGGACACCGCCCGTGCCGCCTTGGATGCGTTCGAAGCCAGTGAACTGGGCCGGAAATACCCGCAATCGGTCAAAGTCTGGCGCGACGCTTGGGAGCGGTTCGTGCCGTTTCTACAGTTCCCGCCGGCGGCACGCCGGGTGCTCTACACCACCAATTCGATCGAGTCGCTGAATGCTGAACTGCGTAAAGCTACCCGTAACCGCGGCCAGTTCCCGAACGATACCGCGGCGTTGAAAACGCTGTGGCTGATGATCTGCAACATCGAAGACAAGCGCGCCGCCCAGCGAGCCAAGAAAGCGAAGCGCGATATCGAATGCAACGGCTATATTGAAGGAGCGAAAGCCACCGGGTGGAAACAAGCCATCAACCAACTAGCCGTGGCTTACCCCGACCGATTCGCGGACTACTTGTAAACCAAACCCCCGCACACAAAGAATCGGACACTCTCTCACAACATCAAAACCGACAAACGGGCCCGCTACATCCTCGATCCCGCCACGGGTGATGTGGTGTGGCTATTTACCGACGGCACCTGGCAGTCCACTACTGCTGCCGGCCCGCTGGCACCCGAGACGTGCAACTGGTTGCAGACGGTCGACCAAGCGATTGCTACCCGCCGGGCCAACGCCCGCGAACGCGCCCTTAACACCAAACCAGAACCCGACACCGAACCAACCAACACCAACACCCACCCCGACACCGACCCCGACTACGAAGAGGAGCCGCCGCTCTAATCACAGCTCGGTCGGCGGTAAGTTTGGGATCCAATGTCTCCCGATAACATCCTGTTTCGACTGCCGGATGCGGAAGCGACCCGGATCCGTGAGGTGTTCGATGCCCTCGCGGCCGCGGGCTTTCCTCGCCAAGAGCAGCCCCCGCATGTCACCGTCACATTCGCACCAGAAATGGGCGAGCAAGCGGTTCGGCGGGCGGGAGAGCTTTTGGCGCCACTCACGCCAGTCGAGTTCCGGCGCACCGGCGTGGCCGTATTTGGGACAAAGAGTAAGCAAACTGTCACGTGGCTACTCGACGCGCCCCACGACGTGCAGGCGGCCGCCCGAGAAGTAAGCGCCGCGAACCCGGATGGGCGTGGCCCGGAGTGGACACCACATCTGACGGTGGGGCTGCGATTGCCGCGCCGGATGGTGGGCGACTACATCGCGGCGTTGGACGAAATAACGCCGCCGACACTGAAGACCTTTACGGGTCAACGAGTAGTCTGGCGGCGGCCGCGGTTAGGAGATGAAGTCGAGCTAGAACACGCTACTGGGCGTCCTCGTCCTCGGTGACTTCCTCGCCGTATCCCACCTGGGAGCCGGTGTCCTGTGCCATCTGGTCCTCGTCGCGGTCGATGGGCTCGTTGGTGCTGTCGGCGGAATCGT is a genomic window of Corynebacterium massiliense DSM 45435 containing:
- a CDS encoding AI-2E family transporter; this translates as MNQHEDLDSISPHPPGDQVDRSVVVGEVVKSAALWSVRLVLIGAMLYLAAQLVGNFWQGILPVVLALIVCTVLSPVAQGLRKIGLPSALAAILTVLGAFGLVGALIAVIAPSFARQSQSLYLQSVEGIQRLQIWAQGPPLNLNSEDMGSYVDEIASWLQQRAGNIAGSVFTGIGTATSIVITLFIVTVLTFFFLKDGDRFLPWLRRATGRRTGWHLTELLTRGWKTLGGFIRAQALVSLVDAVFIGLGLLLIGVPLALTLAIITFIAGFIPLIGAIVAGALSVLIALVSLGFTQALLVLGLVLLVQQLEGNILSPWLQSKAMDLHPVIVLVSVTVGSALFNLVGAFLAVPAAAMVAVGYRYFQDQMMLQSGEKRVDDIHFVTSAGYLAGRYSEAQGEHRRAVWRQAPEQAASAAAAEDLVSEDKPLTDEVNIDMDAAPTSTDTGSNWAKEALDTLFGKRR
- the ychF gene encoding redox-regulated ATPase YchF — its product is MSLTLGIVGLPNVGKSTLFNALTRSEILAANYPFATIEPNVGLVELPDPRLDRLAEMFNSQRILPATVSFVDIAGIVKGASEGEGMGNAFLSNIREADAICQVVRAFSDDNVVHVDGKVDPASDISVINTELILADLQTIEKALPRLEKDAKKNKDLAEVVDAAKKAQEVLEDDRTLFAASKEGEVDLGLLKELHLMTAKPFLYVFNSDEEVLTDDAKKDELRELVAPAECVFLDAQTETELLELDDAAEVQELLESVGQSEPGLQTLAKAGFETLGLQTYLTAGEKEARAWTIHQGDTAPQAAGVIHSDFEKGFIKAEIVSYDDLAAAGSMADARANGKVRQEGKDYVMQDGDIVEFKFNV
- a CDS encoding heavy metal translocating P-type ATPase, producing MSSACGCEHEPATEIEELDRPWWKDPELLLPIFSGVALCVGLALGWSGLATPATVLFWVGLLLGAYTFAPDAIRNLVTKRKLGIGLLMTISAVGAVILGYVGEAAALAFLYSIAEALEDKAMDRAQGGLRALLKLVPQTATVLRDGTSVEVAAKDLAAGELMLVRPGERIATDGIIRSGRSSLDTSAITGESIPEEVAPGDEVPAGAINSAGVLEVQTTAAGTDNSLTTLVDLVEQAQAEKGDRARIADRIAQPLVPGVMILAVLVGVIGSLLGDPETWITRALVVLVAASPCALAISVPLTVVAAIGAASQFGVVIKSGAAFERLGGIRHLAVDKTGTLTRNQPEVTGVVPADRFDRAQVLTFAAAVEQQSTHPLAAAIAAAGPEAPAAQDISEEAGHGISGTVEGRRVLVGSPRWIDAGPLKADVERMESEGQTCVLVTVDDALAGAIGVRDELRPEVPEAVQTLRANDVEVSMLTGDNTRTARALAEIAGIDDVRAELRPEDKASIVAEFSSKTPTAMIGDGINDAPALAGATVGIAMGATGSDAAIESADVAFTGHDLRLIPQALQHARRGSRIINQNIVLSLAIIIVLMPLAISGVLGLAAVVLVHEVAEVIVILNGLRAARAKR
- the cmtR gene encoding Cd(II)/Pb(II)-sensing metalloregulatory transcriptional regulator CmtR — translated: MLTIASRLDVMNRLGRAMADPTRSRILMTLLDGPSYPAVLSRDLGLTRSNVSNHLTCLRDCGIVVAEPEGRKTRYEIADPHLAAALNALVNATLAVDENAPCIDPECSVPGCGEKGEDA
- a CDS encoding HNH endonuclease signature motif containing protein, with amino-acid sequence MGPYYTVSTPGNDIATTATQLRQFEYFMHRECLPEPDDDFDLACTRLAGLTGKSPTRVANIFMALFRLDELPGLREVHERLFHLDFSRLIVIDQVLCKLGTPDEEALARIDAALVKYLTPTRAGQVLPSVRNLRRKLNALVAAEDPELADAVSTEAEKEAEKRRKRKGRYDWSSLPGGVGCISVEYDTETAAQINGVIRRVADEYGVSASEAFAMLVLTDINRDVDVTLNVFQAADLAHAPVFVEGTGWTDAETGAELAGKASRRKDMNAAAWMESTNYSTPDRLKAYLNGRDGTCRYPGCCLPAYRCQKDHCVDFADGGPTAAWNLVNLCQHHHNRGCQEVCV
- a CDS encoding IS256 family transposase, with protein sequence MTTVSPKKNHDPAKVNEISEKLMENPELASLISELSASADDASELVKGLLQASINAGLQAEMDAHLGYSHSDRKTKAQVESAQGNNHRNGSYTKTVNSGYGAVEVTVPRDRAGTFTPRMVPKGARRLTELDDMIVSLYAGGMTVRDIQHHLATTLGVDMSPDTISTITDAVLDEVMIWQNRQLDEFYPVIFLDALRVKIRDGHRVVNKSCYMAVGVDMDGIKHILGLWIAENEGAAFWASVCADLANRGVQDVFIVCCDGLKGLPEAVEATWPNSMVQTCIVHLIRAANRWVSYQDRKGVSRALREVYTAANEDTARAALDAFEASELGRKYPQSVKVWRDAWERFVPFLQFPPAARRVLYTTNSIESLNAELRKATRNRGQFPNDTAALKTLWLMICNIEDKRAAQRAKKAKRDIECNGYIEGAKATGWKQAINQLAVAYPDRFADYL
- a CDS encoding 2'-5' RNA ligase family protein; amino-acid sequence: MSPDNILFRLPDAEATRIREVFDALAAAGFPRQEQPPHVTVTFAPEMGEQAVRRAGELLAPLTPVEFRRTGVAVFGTKSKQTVTWLLDAPHDVQAAAREVSAANPDGRGPEWTPHLTVGLRLPRRMVGDYIAALDEITPPTLKTFTGQRVVWRRPRLGDEVELEHATGRPRPR